The genomic interval GGGCGGCGTAGATCAGGTTGGGAAAAATGAAGGGTCTGATTCCAAATAACTTTAAAGATAGATTCAATAGGATTTGCTAGCTAATTAAACTTAATCTGTAAAATACATATGCTTGTATATCCACTGAAGGACAGTGTAAATCATTAAGAAGAACACATGCTTTATTAATCCtacttttaaacatttgttaTTCATATCTCCTGTGATCTGCCTTGACTCCAGGTGCTATAATTACTGTTTGCAAAGcctttttttaaaggttttaaacatattttatttcttcaataatgCAACATTTTAATGACTAGCAAAGGCCTTAGATGATAagttgattttgaaataatttggtaTTACAACATCTAGATGGTTACTGTTCTTGCCATTTCTTTGGGGTGAATCTGCCAACAGGGGACAGGCTCCATTCTATTCCAATTTGTGTGACTGTAAACACCCATACAGCAACACAAAAAGTGGCTTCACTGGCTAATACAGCAGCACCATATTTGTCATGATTTGCTGGTGAGTGTTTTCAACGTCTCTGTCTTGCCACAATTCACTGAAAGTTTCAAATCTTGAAACTATTTAGTGTATTTCTGGCTAAGAGAAACATGAAGGCATGATAAGATTTCAGCTACTGGCTGTTTCAAAAAGACTTGAAAAGCAAAAGGTAGGCAATGACATCTGATCAGTATTCAATCCTTCtctctttcaatatttttgcCCAAAACTTCCCGTGGAGTAGTGGTGAGACACGTGAGCCTGAAATCACAGTGTCTGGATTTGAATTTCAGTTCTGCCACTTTGATTAACTGTATGGACTAGGgcagttatttaacttctttttgcctcatttttctcaatggcaaaacaaataataatgtcCACTTCCTAGGAGTGATGTCAGGATTACATGTGATAATTGAAAAGAACACCACCACCAAGTAAGCATGCAGTACATCTTAGCTTTTTTGATTAGCAAAAATATCCAAACCCTGGATAGACTCCAAACTTTTTATCATGATTAAAATGGCTATTAAAATCATTCTCCCCTTGCCTCACTTGTCGAATGACCTGCCTTATTCCAAACATTCAAAGTTGTTTCTTGTTAGTCATGACTCTTTCCATCAGAAAGGCACcaaggttttttattttaattgaatttacaGTAGGTTGAAGGTGAAATGGTTCAGGGTGTAACTGGCGCAGCCTTAATTCAATACAAAAGCCCTGTGTCAACGTTACTTTCAGTCTTTAGGAAGGCACACAACCAGAAAATAATTTGCGATGATGGGGATCTCTAGTGGGCCATTGACACATACTTGCTGCTTTATGGTATATTGACTTCATTATTTCTATACTCATAATGTTAAGTTACATTAACATTATGAGTATAATCCCTGATACTTTGTCTCTAGGGACATTGATAGCAGCCCTTTGTAGTTTTCAGTTCATCCACTGGCTATTCCCATATCTGTGAAGCTGTTCTTTTCCATCTATGTTGACTTTTCTTGTACTAATGCATCTATTACTAAAAATTTTCCTTTAGGAACTATTTCTATAGTTTATAGTTGCCATTCCTTTCTATAATACGCAAGCAGCAatcctttcattccttttatcCTATCAGTTTCAGCTACATCTGATAACAAGTTGCCTCAGAACGACCTTATTTCTACTTTTGTTTATAAAATCTACATAGGAGCTGGGAGCATAATGATTAGAGGTTTTTTTGTATTGCGGAATATGCACGACATACTTCATTTGGAATAAATTTTGTGTTACTGGTGAGTCCTACTGCCTAGTACCCAAAGAATTTAATCTATTGGTTCTAATATAATTTGAGTGCTTAAAGAAAGGGTAGGTCAGCTGTGCAATGCAGGCAAAGCAACTGCTTCTTAAAATAGATGATTTTTTATGAAAACGGAccacacagaaatgaaagaaaatagatttcTCTAGCTAATACAAAGAAAAGATTCCTCATGCTTGTggcaacaaaataaaagaaatgtgttCTGAATAAATGTAAATGGCTAAAGAAGTAAAGTATTCGAGgggacaaaaaaaggaaaaacttgatAGTGTCATTTGTTCTTTACAGAAATGCTGAAGCTTAGTACAAGAAAAATGGCTAGAACAGGGCCTCAATGTAACTGTGATAAGGAAGGATGCAGATTTGAAGATTTGCTGGTAACAATATTAATTTTCAATCACTAAAGGTcataaaaaagtaaagcaaaaatgCAGGATGGAAACAACAATTTATTGCCATTTATTGACCAGACATTGTGCCAGAGTTTTGCATATGTGTAGACATGGTATGGGATAGCAGTAATTTATCAACAAAttacacaaaaggaaagagaagtaaaaaacaaatggcaggaCATAATGTGAATTCAAGTCTTTGCATTCTAAATCCAGGGCATTTTTCAactataccacattttcttaaatatattcagttcttggtattgaaaaaaaaacaaaatgaaacaaaacaaaacagaaaagagtgGTTACCAAAGATGGCCTTTTAATTGAAAATCGTTCACTGTAGTTTATTATGTATTTCTTAGCTAGCTATTGTGTTGCAAGGCCTGTACCAGGCACCAGTGGTATAATACCTATCTTAAGAAGCTTATGGCACAATGGAGGAATTATTCTAAGGGAGGCGACAGGTTAGGGAGAGTGCAAAGAGAGGGGTGCATCTCAACCTGCTGGGCTTCTAGGAATGCTTTTACAATAAATAATATCTAAGCTATATTCTGAAGGGTGaataaagaatatataagaatAGAACAGTGAGATATAGATGAAGTAGAAAAACAATAAGCATAAAGGCCTAAAATAGTATGAAGGTAGGAGTTTCTGGTGAGCTCAATAATATTAGGTAATGAGTGTTGAAGAAGCAAATGCCTGGAGGTGAGCCTGGAGAGATTAGGAAAGGAGACCACATGGGAAGTTTTACATGCCCTGCTATGGCATTTGAATTCAATTCTATAGGTCAGTATATTTCATTGTTTAGAAAACCATTATTCCCAAGCTCACAATCCTGTCTGTGAGTTAacaaagagaatttttaattctctgattttacttttatgataatacaaaaaaatgtaaaaaatatttttcctggactaatgcaaaaagaatgaaagcagcttttatttctaaataataagtTCATGTCAGGgaccaaataaagaaaaggatTAGAAAAATCAGGTCATGCCATGACTTACTATGTAGCATAGGCATGTGGAAATAAAGAACTTGCCACTACAAGCAGTGATATAATTTCAGGACATTATTAACTGTCATATTAAAGTAATATTGCAAACTTGAATTTTCTTTACTGTATATGCTGGTTTATTTCAATATGAAAGTATGTTTTGGTAAAGTTGCATTAACATCCAAACATAAAAAGGGTGAGCTTGCTTTTACATTTACACATACGTAAATGATTTTAGAATGAAAGATATTAAGATGGTACcagtaatataatataatttgtttcccctttaaaaagatTACATATAAAAACCAGTTTGTGAAATATTCCTATAAGTAAGAATAAGTGACTGATTGATTTAACCAAGAAAAGAGTGGggtgggaaaatatattttacaaagatAATTTTTAGGTGGATAATGGGTagagaaatggcaaaaatgaaaaaagatatgaGGCTAGCACCCTGCTTATTGCAATGGTTTATGAAAGAGATGGTGAGGATTTGAATTATTTAATGGTAGTAATGGAAAGGAGATAGAATTgtgaaatataaggaaaataaaatcagacagTTTCAGTGAATGAGTTTCAAAGTAAATTACGGTTCCATTCACTTAGCCCTCTAGGTTAAGATTCAGGTAGCTTATACCTGATCATAGGGAATAAGAGTTTGAATGATGTAGGCCCAGAATATTCTATGGTCAAAGGACGCATAATTAATGTGCTCTAGGAATGGGCAGGTCTGAGTAGAAGAGGAAGGAATCCTAAAAGGATTTACTCTATGGtcctaaatgaaaaaaatctacttCGTCTAGTCTAAATTTAGCCTAACCCTGACCAGTAAATGGCCAGCTTAGCTTTGGCATAAGAATTTATATCTACTTTATTACCAGGAACATCCTGGTAATAAACGTATAATACTTgataataaatgtataattacTTAACTTCTATCTTGTAACTGTGTGATTGCAGAAAAACTTTTGACTGATATGCCCTTTATCCGGTGCATGGTTCGATGAACAAtcaaataaagacatgcatggtgaaaaaacaaagacaataagAAACAGTGACCTACTCTCAAATGAACCCAGATATTATAATCAAGTGTCTCAGAGGGAAATGATGCTCAATACCAGATTAAGTATAGGCGAGGGagttttaatttcctagctgcaaaaacaaatatcatacaatgggttggcttaacaacaggaacttattggctcatggcttcaGAGGCTTGAGGGCTTACTTCTTCCTGGTGCTAGTACATTCTAGCCtcccagcaatctttggggttccttagaTTTTCTGTCATATGACAAGCCACATGGTGATGCCTTATCCTTTCTTTTCATCAGTGGCTATTCCCCATAGCTTCCTTCTcagtctgactttcactctgcttataaaggatcccagtaacatggcttaaagcccaacctgattcggTTCGGTCCAACTTTAACTGACTTAGCATCTGCaggagatcttatttacaatgggtttatacctaCTGGAATGTGGAACACAACCAAGAATGTTTCTAAATGGGCaaaacacaattcaatccattaGGGTTTCTCAGCTGGGCCATTACTGACATTTTGGTCTGAATAATTCTGTTATAgggtgtggagagccgcctcccggtcgggcctagtggacacgctgcagcctgctctagagttccccccgcccatcgagtgagccaagatggcgctcacatcctgcttccgtgtATGACTTACATATCCGCCAACCATGCCCACCTATCACCACTGTATACGTGGCGTCAGCCCATTGGACCCCGATTatgtatataagatgttaccCGGATGAGGTGGGGAGAataacccacaaggagccgtacctgacggccgcatagaggttgttcccccgtgggGAGTCTTCCCCCGCGTGGAGCCTGTATTTGAGAAAGCAcgcttaaccccagtaaagatctgTACTCATAACCGCTGCGTGTTCCGGACTCGTGTTATCACCAAGGTTAGTTTGTCtgcgtctatctctctctctttttgtctccctTCCCGGCTGGAGACCCTGAGCTGAGTGAGAAGTCACGGACAATAGGGGACTCTCCTGTACATTGTATCCTATGAAGCATCCCTGAATTTACCCACTAGATTTCAGTAGCACCTCTGCCTCTCAGTTGTGACACCAAAAAAATATCTTGGACATTGCTGAATGTGACCAAGGGGTAAAATCACCCCTGAATGATAACCATCGAGTAAGGAATAAGTTGCATAGAACCCAAAGGTGTCTTTCATCATTTCTCCCACAATCCCAATTCCACAACGTTCCAAATGACTTCGTTCTATTTAATACAGTAGACAATTTAAGTTCTAAAACAATAGATTCTCCCATTCCTTAACACAAGATGTATAAAGGTTggccattaactttttttttcctgaattgatcATAACTTTAAAAACATCATGCACCACTTGTTTAGCTACAAGAATTTAGAGAATCACTTAATCTATCATAATATCTgcttcctcacctataaaataaatatcaaactaTTTTGCTGCTTTGCAAAACTGCCTCATCTTAAGAGTTATCTAAAATATTTGTTAGAAATGAAGATTCTTAGGCTCCATGTCAAACATACTATAATAGAGTTTCCAGAGAAGGAGCCTAAAAATGTATATTGTTTAAACAAGTTCTCAGGAGAGTCTTATCATCAGACATGTTTATGGGACACTGGATCAGATAATCTCTTGGGTCTTATCTAGTTCCAACTCTCTAGGCTTTtccaaggaaaacaaaacattttaggaagatcatttattcttttagaCCAACTAAAGAGTATAGTAGTAATTGAATTTCCCAAAATGGTAATTTAGAAAGCAGTATCAAGTATTTTGAGTGACCTGAAAGAGTTGAAGGGGTGCCACAGGAATACGTTAGTCAACAGAAATAGTTGGCAGCATTTAAAAGCATGGAAAGCACTAGTAATACTGGTGGTTTGATGTAAAATGAATAATATGCTTTCAAATCTAAGGTTCTTGGACTACATTATTCAATTGTTAACACCTTCATTTGCACATGTTTTTatatcttctcttctttttttcagcttcaGAATATCGATGCAGAATAACAAGTAATGAAAATGCAATTGTCttgaaatgaaaatgcacaaaCCTTACAGATTCTTCagttcatttatgtatttttcagaaGACCATGATCCTAAAGGAGGGATTAAATGTGCATAGTACAAAGTGTCTCCATCACAACTACTTAAGTTTTCAGGCTTTTCATAACAGGAAATATGGAAACCCTGCAAGAAGCAATGCTGCTGGTGAAAGTGTCGAACAACGTTTTATTTCATGTATAATTGCATCATCTCCCGAGTCACTGAATTGATGGATGGTGCAGGAATTTGCTTAAGGCTGTGCATTATGTCACTTTACTAAGCCTTAAAAGTTACATAAATGGATGCTagctgaacaaataaataaaaaggcagaTTATAGCAGTGAATTGTCATGCCAGGAGGGAGAAATAACAGAGTGGGCAAAGAATTTGTGAGTTGATGTCCTCAAATGGCAAATATTGCCTAAAAGTGAAGAAATATAAGGTATGTACTTTCCTTTACATTTTCCCTGCAATCAAAGGTCAAGTGATTGCCCAGTTTCTCTTCCATCTTGAATCCGAAAGTATTTAATGATGTCCATACTGGGAATAATCAGAACATTCATTCAGGCCATTTCTTTTATGGGCTTGATAACATTAATGTGGTTCAATTATTAAGCATCCACAGTATTTTCTTTAGTCAGAAAGTACTCCAAATTAcactcattttcctttctgaataTTAAGTGTAAGataacaaaacattaaaaatgaggtTAAGGGATTTACTCAATATCATACTGCAAGTCGGTGGCATGATTGTAGAAATATTCTTATTGTGTCTTCTATTAAATTTTAGCAGGCCTAGCACGTTTCTTCAATGAGGATGCACATGTTGTTTTCACACTAAAATCTATTTCATGTCAGAAGTTGGTTATCCTGTTATTTCAGGCGATGTACTAATGTTATAGATTGGGCTGCTATGGTTTCTCTCGAAAGGAGCAATACTTTGCATGCCCTGTATGGCCAAGAGACTTTTTTATAGCCAGGCCCTGCTAGAAGAATCTATTTTGTTGAAAACAGGTAATGCATAGCATTTCTCCAATCAAATCTGGGAAAAGAAAGAGTTCATGATTATGACGTATTCCTGAAACCGTAAAAGActttattctaaaaaatgatatgCAGTCATTAAAAGACATTAAGAATTTGAGTCGCATGGTCAGATTTGCTctgtaaatattattttgaacAACAGTGGAGGGGGCTAAGATTGGAAACAATGGAGTTGGTTAGGGGGCTATTATAAAGGTTCCAGTGACAAATGATAAGAACTTATACTCAGTTCACCAATTAGGCCTCAAACTGTGCCACTCCTTGCTGTGGTCATTATTTCCTGATCTAATCTTCAGCTTTGCAAGACCAAGATTCTTTTTCACAGGCACATAGATGTGACAACCTCTGAGGATCTCTCTCATGCTAACAGAGCTAGAAGTATGTCATGTGTAAACTAGAATGTGGGAATTTATTGCatcaactttaaaagaaagatatCTTATTCCAGTGACTGGAATGTATAATTTATCTCAGTCTCACTGGATTGATATGGGGTCCAATAAAAAAGTGACCTTATTTCAACATTTCCCAAAAAATGTGCTCATTTCACTAGTTCTGTGTGATATTAATGGATGTTACTTGAAAAAAGGGCTCCAAGGTCATCTAAGTTTGGGAAATAAGCAGGTAAAAAAGTTACCTTCTTTACTGAGGTATATTTCAAACTTCTTTTGTGCTAATGTGCCCAGTGATTCTTTTGCAGTGCATGGCATGTGGTGTTTTCCAAACTCAGTTGAACATGGCATGCTTTTTCTTCCTGGAACCTATGTCCATATTagcgtttttttgtttttttgttttttttcagaacaAATTAGGGAATGCCAAAGGATGTTTCTGTGTTCTCAGTCTTGTGACTTCACTCTACTCATTTCTGGTGGTTTAATGGCTCCAAAAggtatttcaaaaattaaatcacttTCTTGCAAGCACTTGCAACATAAGACTCAAGGATTATAGGGTATGTGGTAAGGCCAGGGTTTTTTAACAACACTCACAGTAGCAATTAAATCTGGTCTTTATTATGTAGTTCTAATTCTAGCAGCCTTAATATTGGCATAGAAGTTTCTCTCCTCTCCACATCCAACTTTATTCATTAAATGTTCTAAGATTAGAAAGACTGTATGATTCTGCAGTGGCCACTAGAACCACAGCAGTTACCCCTCCTTGCATAATTGAAACTTACatttaaatatagaaatgaaaatgtgcAAGCCACTCCTGCTTTTAATCTATGTATGCTACTCATGCACTTAGGTAAAGGTGAGCGTAAGAATGtttaattttagatattaaaGACCTTTTAATGAAAAAACATTGTTATCAAGTGTTTCCCTTTTTCATAAACGTTATTTTAATTGTTAACCAAACTCAGGTCAGTATCGTCTATGACAAAAGTGAATTTTGATCAAACTTGAAGTTCAGATTGGACTATTTAGTGCTGCAAAATAACTCTTTCTTCCTTGTTTCTGAAATCTCTGGATTTTAAACGTCCACTTGGACTATCTCTGCCCTCCTAAACTCTGCTCAAAATGTATCTGTATATAAAGCTTTGTGAATAAGACTTTTCTTATTGCCATCACCTGGGCAACTTATAGGTAATTTGCAGAGAAATTCCATTAGATGAGAAGAGCACTTCTCAGCCCCAAATAGTAACTGTGTTTGCTTTACAAGTTACTTTGCCAGTTCTAAGctttcagcataattattttttctttttactttcataaacttttggaaacttaaaaaaaaatgtaactagaTGTCAgtattttactgtttctttttccacTTAGGATtcattatttggaaatggggGAGACATTAGGCCAGAGGGGCTGATTCaataagttgatttttttttcctttgtagatGCCTCAGAAGAAACAGTAGGGCAATACACTTTGCCAAACCTTGGGGGCAGGGTGCTTGCTTTAgtaaactgatatttatttttagtattccTCTTAAGTTCCTGAGGGAAAGATGCCAAACAAAAAAGCACATCTGAAATAGGTTATCCATCTAAAAGCATGCTACAGAAATTCAGAATAaagattcttgttttaaaatcctAAGATTCACCATTAGAATTCTAGTTTCAGAGATTACCAGGTTCAGTCTCTTTCTTTAACCTATTAGACTAAAATTTCATAGGCTAAAAGATCATCCATAGCTTAAAATACCATAATTAAATcagttgaacatttttttagtTAGAAAAATAAGATTCCTATACAAAGAGACCATGATTTTTATACagcatatatagtttatatattttagcACCATTGTCTTTATATAGATAGGTGCTTTATCACATCCATCAAATCCAAATCTTCAGATCTAAAAGACCTGGAGATCactttaaatttctctttaatgTTGTAGTAATCTTTTTGGTCATCTGTCATTCATGAATTTATTGTGACAAATTCTTATTGAGGCTCAAAGGTGGTTGGAATAGGAGAGTGGGTAAGAGGTAGTAAATAAATAGATCCAGCTATTCCTTTCCTTGTTTCACATTctaattggggggtgggggggaggcaatCTAGATATGCAATTTCTAATGCAAGCTAACTATGAAAGACACAAAGGTCTAACTATGGAAACAACTGAGGGAAAAAGGAATTCCTGCTGGTGTGTTAAAAGAAGACTCTGGTAGGGTACAGCCCTTGAGTAAGGCCATTCTTTGTAAAGTTCTCCACTTCTGCAAGCAAAATGGATTCTAAGAGTCCTGGCTTATCTCCTACCCCTCAAAATTCTCAgaacagaagagaagaagaggGCTTCTTTCTCGCATTTTTCTGAACAAGTGTTCCAGAATTGAGTCTCCTTATGGTTCGGCTTAGATTATTTGCCTATCACTAGAGCAATCACTAAAGGAGGGACCTATAAGGTATGACGGCTCAGACCTGAATTCTTTGCTTTTCTCTAGAATCAGGACAATGActgggggtgggttggggggaGATGGCTTCAGAAGAGTAATAAGGTGCTATTACCAGAGGAAAGTGAAATAGATACTCAATGGGTCAAAAGAGATTTCCACAGTACTAGAAGACAAATTTGAACCCAATTACAGAACCCCTGGTAGTGGTGGTGCTGACAGAGAAGTTCATTCATTAAGTGACAGGGATTAGTGGACTGTATTCTCTATAGTTTCTTCTGCCTCTAACATTTTGTTTCTATATCCAGTGGCTCATATAAATGCATTGCCCATCACGAGAGAAGAAGTAGTGTGAGGGATAATCAGGGCTGTTTGAGGATGAATTCAGGCACATCCTTCCTTCTGTAATTTATTTCAAGAACCGAGCATTGCCCTTTCAGCTTCTTACATCATGAAGAACCTCTAGAAACATGAAACAGCATTGTGATTTTGTTACTTAAAGATGCTTCAAGTGAGCTCCTACTGTGTGAGTGCAACACATTATACCTTGGAGTTATTATAAAAATGGATTGGAATGACCCATTCCTTCCAGGAATGCCCAGTTAGCAGGAAATACATACAGTCAAACATAAGGTTTCAATCAACATGAAAAGGTTTAATAGATATGATTTAAATGCTATGCCACCAAAGGTATGAGGCCATCCAAAGAGGCCATGAAAAGCCTCATGTAGTAACTGAAACATGGGCGAAAGTCATCAAAAAGGCTCAGCCACATGGAGAGGAACGGGCATGGAAAAGCTTACTACAGGCTTTTTTCTACACATCAAGAATAAAATTGGGCTTTCAAACACTTCCGCTTTGAAGGTCACCTTCAAACCCAATCATATATAAATCAAGAAAATCTCCTTTAA from Tamandua tetradactyla isolate mTamTet1 chromosome 19, mTamTet1.pri, whole genome shotgun sequence carries:
- the COX7B2 gene encoding LOW QUALITY PROTEIN: cytochrome c oxidase subunit 7B2, mitochondrial (The sequence of the model RefSeq protein was modified relative to this genomic sequence to represent the inferred CDS: substituted 3 bases at 3 genomic stop codons), which codes for MFLLARNTLNSFKIXNFQXIVARQRRXKHSPANHDKYGAAVLASEATFCVAVWVFTVTQIGIEWSLSPVGRFTPKKWQEQ